The Arachis hypogaea cultivar Tifrunner chromosome 16, arahy.Tifrunner.gnm2.J5K5, whole genome shotgun sequence genome contains a region encoding:
- the LOC114925519 gene encoding uncharacterized protein, whose translation MVRNSIRKDIGNAKFCIIIDEAHDESKKEQMTIVLRFVDVDGFVRERFFDLAHVSDTSALTLKKELVSMLSIYNLQIKNIRGQGYDGARNMRGEYNGLQALFLNDCRQAYYVHCFAHRLQLALVAALREVLQIHEFFTQLTAIVNIVGASCKRHDQLQESQEIENTKLIANDKLETGQGANQMGTL comes from the coding sequence ATGGTAAGAAACTCAATTAGAAAGGATATTGGAAATGCGAAATTTTGTATTATCATTGACGAAGCTCATGATGAATCTAAAAAAGAGCAAATGACTATTGTTTTGAGATTTGTTGATGTGGATGGTTTTGTTCGTGAACGATTCTTTGATCTTGCACATGTTAGTGATACTAGTGCCTTGACTTTGAAAAAAGAGTTGGTGTCTATGCTTTCTATTTATAATctccaaattaaaaatattcgAGGTCAAGGGTATGATGGTGCTAGAAATATGAGAGGGGAATATAATGGTTTACAAGCTTTATTTCTCAATGATTGCCGACAAGCATATTATGTCCATTGTTTTGCTCATAGATTGCAGTTAGCACTGGTGGCTGCTTTAAGGGAAGTACTTCAAATTCATGAGTTTTTCACACAATTGACTGCTATTGTCAATATTGTTGGTGCATCTTGCAAACGACATGATCAACTACAAGAATCTCAAgaaattgaaaatacaaaattgATTGCCAATGATAAGCTAGAAACAGGTCAAGGTGCAAACCAAATGGGCACATTATAA
- the LOC112755220 gene encoding phosphoglucan phosphatase LSF1, chloroplastic isoform X2 — protein MLLLRFTTNPHPPPPFLPCITNATSSSFCPTHRSLFNNGNKNCFVRSNVRTHTLRVFAMSDSKAYKMNLNQYLVTLERPLGIRFALTADGNIIVHSLTKGGNAERSRIIMVGDTLKKLGDSSQNKLVEIKDVGDTQKVLNEQANSFSLVLERPTSPFPIQLLHKMIDLEILFNRGRVPIISWSKTLLASNLQPSSESSGNSGFVVFNSKFLTLKGSQLLGNQNQDAITYGERNFITQQTTQLACIFTGEACGDGEWAHGSFPLEEYIQALDRSKDEMYYNHSLGMRYSKITEQLFVGSCIQTEADVETLSNVEGITAVLNFQSGNEAENWGINVRSINDSCQRNNILMINYSIRDRDSYDLRKKLPFCVGLLLRLLRKNHRVFVTCTSGFDRSPACVIAYLHWMTDVSLHAAYTWVTGMHTCRPDRPAIAWATWDLIAMVERGKHDGPPTHAVTFVWNGHEEDDVTLVGDFTANWKEPLKAVYQGARHEVEVKLPQGKYYYKFIVNGEWMHSTASPEESDDRGNINNIIVIGETASIQPSVQHQQEDANVVKVIERPLNETERFMLAKAARCIAFSICPIRLTPK, from the exons ATGCTCCTACTCCGATTCACCACCAATCCTCATCCTCCACCGCCATTTCTACCCTGCATCACCAACGCCACATCTTCTTCCTTTTGCCCCACGCATCGCTCTTTGTTCAACAACGGAAACAAGAACTGCTTTGTTCGCTCGAATGTCAGGACCCACACTCTTCGTGTTTTCGCAATGTCTGATTCCAAGGCATACAAGATGAACCTCAACCAGTACCTTGTCACTCTCGAAAGGCCCCTCGGCATCCGTTTCGCTCTCACCGCTGACGGCAACATCATCGTCCATTCCCTCACCAAAGGG GGCAATGCAGAGAGGTCGAGGATTATAATGGTAGGTGACACTTTGAAGAAACTTGGGGACTCATCTCAGAACAAGCTCGTCGAGATTAAAGACGTTGGAGACACACA GAAGGTGCTAAATGAGCAAGCAAATTCTTTTAGCTTGGTTCTTGAGAGGCCCACATCACCTTTTCCGATCCAACTACTGCATAAAATGATTGATCTTGAAATATTGTTTAATAGAGGTCGAGTTCCTATTATCTCCTGGAGCAAGACACTATTGGCATCTAATTTACAGCCATCTAGTGAGAGCTCTGGGAATTCTGGATTTGTGGTgttcaattcaaaatttcttacATTGAAAGGAAGCCAGCTATTGGGCAATCAAAATCAAGATGCCATCACTTATGGCGAAAGAAACTTCATTACTCAACAAACGACTCAACTTGCTTGTATTTTTACTGGAGAAGCCTGTGGAGATGGAGAATGGGCTCATGGAAGTTTCCCACTTGAGGAATATATTCAGGCTCTGGACCGTTCCAAGGATGAGATGTACTATAATCATTCCCTTGGCATGCGCTATAGTAAG ATTACAGAGCAACTATTTGTAGGATCATGTATTCAAACAGAAGCTGATGTGGAAACTTTGTCAAATGTTGAG GGAATTACTGCTGTTCTGAACTTCCAAAGTGGAAATGAAGCTGAAAATTGGGGAATAAATGTAAGATCAATCAATGATTCATGTCAAAGGAACAATATTCTCATGATCAACTATTCCATAAG GGATAGAGATTCATATGATTTGAGAAAGAAACTTCCATTTTGTGTGGGGCTACTATTAAGGCTGCTTAGGAAGAATCATCGTGTCTTTGTTACTTGCACTTCTGGATTCGATCGGTCTCCTGCTTGTGTGATTGCATACCTGCACTGGATGACAGATGTTTCCCTTCATGCAGCCTATACTTGGGTCACTGGGATGCACACATGTAGACCCGACAG GCCAGCAATTGCATGGGCAACATGGGATCTTATAGCTATGGTTGAAAGGGGAAAACATGATGGACCTCCCACACATGCTGTCACATTTGTGTGGAATGGTCATGAG GAAGATGATGTAACTTTGGTGGGAGATTTTACTGCAAACTGGAAAGAACCACTAAAGGCAGTGTATCAGGGTGCAAGACATGAAGTAGAAGTTAAACTTCCACAAGGAAA ATACTACTAcaagtttattgttaatggagAATGGATGCATTCAACTGCTTCACCAGAAGAAAGCGATGATAGGGGTAATATTAACAATATAATTGTCATCGGTGAAACTGCCAGCATTCAGCCTTCGGTTCAGCACCAGCAGGAG GATGCAAATGTTGTGAAGGTAATTGAAAGGCCTTTGAATGAAACAGAGCGGTTTATGCTTGCGAAAGCAGCTCGTTGTATCGCATTCTCTATCTGTCCTATCAGATTAACTCCCAAGTAA
- the LOC112755220 gene encoding phosphoglucan phosphatase LSF1, chloroplastic isoform X1, whose product MLLLRFTTNPHPPPPFLPCITNATSSSFCPTHRSLFNNGNKNCFVRSNVRTHTLRVFAMSDSKAYKMNLNQYLVTLERPLGIRFALTADGNIIVHSLTKGGNAERSRIIMVGDTLKKLGDSSQNKLVEIKDVGDTQKVLNEQANSFSLVLERPTSPFPIQLLHKMIDLEILFNRGRVPIISWSKTLLASNLQPSSESSGNSGFVVFNSKFLTLKGSQLLGNQNQDAITYGERNFITQQTTQLACIFTGEACGDGEWAHGSFPLEEYIQALDRSKDEMYYNHSLGMRYSKITEQLFVGSCIQTEADVETLSNVEGITAVLNFQSGNEAENWGINVRSINDSCQRNNILMINYSIRDRDSYDLRKKLPFCVGLLLRLLRKNHRVFVTCTSGFDRSPACVIAYLHWMTDVSLHAAYTWVTGMHTCRPDRPAIAWATWDLIAMVERGKHDGPPTHAVTFVWNGHEEDDVTLVGDFTANWKEPLKAVYQGARHEVEVKLPQGKYYYKFIVNGEWMHSTASPEESDDRGNINNIIVIGETASIQPSVQHQQEFQDANVVKVIERPLNETERFMLAKAARCIAFSICPIRLTPK is encoded by the exons ATGCTCCTACTCCGATTCACCACCAATCCTCATCCTCCACCGCCATTTCTACCCTGCATCACCAACGCCACATCTTCTTCCTTTTGCCCCACGCATCGCTCTTTGTTCAACAACGGAAACAAGAACTGCTTTGTTCGCTCGAATGTCAGGACCCACACTCTTCGTGTTTTCGCAATGTCTGATTCCAAGGCATACAAGATGAACCTCAACCAGTACCTTGTCACTCTCGAAAGGCCCCTCGGCATCCGTTTCGCTCTCACCGCTGACGGCAACATCATCGTCCATTCCCTCACCAAAGGG GGCAATGCAGAGAGGTCGAGGATTATAATGGTAGGTGACACTTTGAAGAAACTTGGGGACTCATCTCAGAACAAGCTCGTCGAGATTAAAGACGTTGGAGACACACA GAAGGTGCTAAATGAGCAAGCAAATTCTTTTAGCTTGGTTCTTGAGAGGCCCACATCACCTTTTCCGATCCAACTACTGCATAAAATGATTGATCTTGAAATATTGTTTAATAGAGGTCGAGTTCCTATTATCTCCTGGAGCAAGACACTATTGGCATCTAATTTACAGCCATCTAGTGAGAGCTCTGGGAATTCTGGATTTGTGGTgttcaattcaaaatttcttacATTGAAAGGAAGCCAGCTATTGGGCAATCAAAATCAAGATGCCATCACTTATGGCGAAAGAAACTTCATTACTCAACAAACGACTCAACTTGCTTGTATTTTTACTGGAGAAGCCTGTGGAGATGGAGAATGGGCTCATGGAAGTTTCCCACTTGAGGAATATATTCAGGCTCTGGACCGTTCCAAGGATGAGATGTACTATAATCATTCCCTTGGCATGCGCTATAGTAAG ATTACAGAGCAACTATTTGTAGGATCATGTATTCAAACAGAAGCTGATGTGGAAACTTTGTCAAATGTTGAG GGAATTACTGCTGTTCTGAACTTCCAAAGTGGAAATGAAGCTGAAAATTGGGGAATAAATGTAAGATCAATCAATGATTCATGTCAAAGGAACAATATTCTCATGATCAACTATTCCATAAG GGATAGAGATTCATATGATTTGAGAAAGAAACTTCCATTTTGTGTGGGGCTACTATTAAGGCTGCTTAGGAAGAATCATCGTGTCTTTGTTACTTGCACTTCTGGATTCGATCGGTCTCCTGCTTGTGTGATTGCATACCTGCACTGGATGACAGATGTTTCCCTTCATGCAGCCTATACTTGGGTCACTGGGATGCACACATGTAGACCCGACAG GCCAGCAATTGCATGGGCAACATGGGATCTTATAGCTATGGTTGAAAGGGGAAAACATGATGGACCTCCCACACATGCTGTCACATTTGTGTGGAATGGTCATGAG GAAGATGATGTAACTTTGGTGGGAGATTTTACTGCAAACTGGAAAGAACCACTAAAGGCAGTGTATCAGGGTGCAAGACATGAAGTAGAAGTTAAACTTCCACAAGGAAA ATACTACTAcaagtttattgttaatggagAATGGATGCATTCAACTGCTTCACCAGAAGAAAGCGATGATAGGGGTAATATTAACAATATAATTGTCATCGGTGAAACTGCCAGCATTCAGCCTTCGGTTCAGCACCAGCAGGAG TTCCAGGATGCAAATGTTGTGAAGGTAATTGAAAGGCCTTTGAATGAAACAGAGCGGTTTATGCTTGCGAAAGCAGCTCGTTGTATCGCATTCTCTATCTGTCCTATCAGATTAACTCCCAAGTAA
- the LOC112755219 gene encoding uncharacterized protein — MQKQKEEQHSDSFVSPSFSSYSTDQLASIAEKVGRVHYLTQNDDSDFEFAAFRKADHNNDHDFSFNDTVFPLFNRDVLKEHRSTEAELRLPIRRILIAAGEGLRSESHQPPSLSSEYSSSSSSDDDLEGIPPGTYCVWTPNSPQASPSRCKKSNSTGSSPSSKRWKLLNFLRRSKSDGKEPLVFLAAPAKKDKATVAAQEDLYMKRLDKRRSYLPYKEELIAIRTSRLGKAFLPSVQFRVGR, encoded by the coding sequence ATGCAGAAGCAGAAGGAAGAACAACACTCGGACTCGTTTGTGTCTCCAAGCTTCAGCAGCTACTCCACCGATCAACTCGCAAGTATCGCTGAAAAAGTTGGACGAGTCCACTACCTTACTCAAAACGATGACTCCGATTTCGAGTTCGCCGCGTTTCGAAAAGCTGACCACAATAACGACCATGACTTTTCTTTCAACGACACCGTTTTTCCGCTTTTCAACCGCGACGTTTTAAAGGAGCACCGGAGTACCGAGGCGGAGCTTCGGTTACCGATAAGGAGGATATTGATTGCCGCTGGCGAGGGTCTCCGGAGTGAGAGCCACCAACCGCCGTCGCTATCGTCAGAATATTCATCGTCGTCATCATCGGATGATGATTTGGAGGGAATTCCGCCGGGGACGTACTGTGTTTGGACTCCGAATTCGCCGCAAGCTTCCCCGAGCAGGTGCAAGAAGAGCAATTCAACAGGATCATCGCCGTCTTCGAAGCGGTGGAAGCTTCTGAATTTTCTCCGGCGTAGCAAAAGCGATGGAAAGGAGCCTTTGGTGTTCCTGGCTGCGCCGGCGAAGAAGGATAAGGCGACCGTGGCGGCGCAGGAGGATTTGTACATGAAAAGATTGGATAAGAGAAGGTCGTATTTGCCGTATAAGGAAGAGTTGATTGCCATCCGTACAAGCCGCTTGGGGAAGGCGTTCCTCCCTTCCGTCCAATTTCGTGTTGGTCGATGA